One region of Magnetococcales bacterium genomic DNA includes:
- a CDS encoding ParA family protein, which yields MSAPWEPVCPVVAVVNQKGGVGKTTLCVNLASALAASGRRTLVVDCDPQGHASLGLAWKGGEGAPALYDVLAGRATPAQAIAPIIKPGLWLLAATPDLSGAEVELAAVTEREFRLRRMVAGITGFDAILLDCPPSLGLLTVNALTAASRVLVPLQCEFFALEGLTRLMNTVEMIRSRLNPRLSVSGIVLSLFEKENPLHAHVAAEVRKHFGALVCDTVLYKDLAVSIAPSFGRPAFWYDPRAAGAWDYLRLAEEMGGRLWPESHRGVS from the coding sequence ATGTCGGCGCCGTGGGAGCCGGTTTGTCCCGTTGTGGCCGTGGTCAATCAGAAGGGGGGGGTGGGCAAAACCACGCTATGCGTCAATCTGGCGTCGGCGCTTGCCGCTTCCGGACGGCGCACCCTGGTCGTGGATTGCGATCCCCAGGGCCATGCCAGCCTCGGATTGGCCTGGAAGGGTGGGGAAGGGGCTCCGGCTCTCTATGATGTACTGGCAGGGCGCGCCACGCCGGCGCAGGCCATTGCGCCCATCATCAAGCCGGGTTTGTGGTTGTTGGCGGCCACACCCGATTTGAGCGGGGCCGAAGTCGAACTGGCGGCGGTCACCGAGCGGGAGTTCCGCCTGCGCCGCATGGTTGCCGGCATCACCGGCTTCGACGCCATTCTGCTCGATTGTCCGCCTTCCCTGGGACTGCTGACGGTCAATGCGCTGACGGCGGCCAGTCGCGTGCTGGTGCCTTTGCAGTGTGAGTTTTTCGCCCTGGAAGGTCTGACCCGGTTGATGAACACCGTGGAGATGATCCGTTCCCGGCTCAATCCGCGGCTTTCGGTCAGTGGCATCGTTCTTTCCCTGTTCGAAAAAGAGAATCCCCTGCATGCCCACGTGGCTGCCGAGGTGCGCAAACACTTCGGGGCGCTGGTTTGCGACACGGTTCTCTACAAGGATCTGGCGGTGAGCATCGCACCCAGTTTCGGTCGTCCGGCCTTCTGGTACGATCCCCGTGCGGCGGGGGCCTGGGATTATCTGCGTCTGGCGGAGGAGATGGGGGGGCGCTTGTGGCCCGAGAGTCACAGGGGTGTGTCATAA
- a CDS encoding ParB/RepB/Spo0J family partition protein, which produces MAEELQLGRGLSALLGESGGAGHASSHPLRMVALDHLQPHARQPREEIDAEALAELTESIRLHGVLQPVLARPLGGDRYELVAGERRWRAAGLAGLTEIPVLIRDFPDHEALEAAILENVQREDLNPMEIARGFDRLVQEFGYSHGGIARRLGCSRMHISNAVRLLKLPGTIQEMVSAGALSQGHARALLGFEDASAEWLTGVAAEVVREQMSVRETERLVRQRRSGTKPVSRETRPGGRRRDPAIQALEARLASQLQTRVGITHQQGRGHIQLEYASLEELEQLVERLLHPLDGDVVRKP; this is translated from the coding sequence ATGGCTGAAGAGCTGCAGCTTGGACGGGGCTTGAGCGCCCTTTTGGGGGAGAGCGGCGGAGCGGGGCACGCCTCTTCTCATCCCTTGCGCATGGTGGCGTTGGACCATCTTCAACCCCATGCCCGTCAACCACGGGAGGAGATCGATGCGGAGGCGTTGGCCGAATTGACGGAATCCATACGCCTTCATGGCGTTTTGCAGCCGGTTCTGGCACGTCCGCTGGGGGGGGATCGCTACGAACTGGTGGCGGGAGAGCGACGCTGGCGGGCGGCTGGACTGGCGGGATTGACGGAGATCCCTGTATTGATTCGGGATTTTCCGGATCACGAGGCCCTGGAAGCAGCCATTCTGGAAAATGTGCAACGGGAAGATCTCAATCCCATGGAGATTGCACGGGGTTTTGACCGCTTGGTGCAGGAATTTGGCTACAGCCATGGCGGAATAGCCCGGCGTCTGGGGTGCAGTCGCATGCATATCAGCAATGCGGTACGGCTGTTGAAGCTGCCGGGGACCATACAGGAGATGGTTTCGGCGGGAGCCCTGTCCCAGGGCCATGCGCGGGCCTTGCTGGGGTTCGAGGATGCCTCTGCGGAGTGGCTGACGGGGGTGGCTGCGGAGGTGGTTCGGGAGCAGATGTCGGTTCGGGAGACCGAACGTTTGGTGCGGCAACGCCGAAGTGGCACGAAACCTGTATCCAGGGAGACGAGGCCCGGAGGCAGACGAAGGGATCCTGCCATTCAGGCCCTTGAGGCAAGGTTGGCATCTCAGTTGCAAACCCGAGTGGGCATCACCCATCAGCAAGGGCGCGGTCACATTCAGTTGGAATACGCCTCCCTTGAAGAGCTGGAACAGCTGGTGGAACGGTTGCTGCACCCCCTGGATGGAGACGTGGTCCGCAAGCCGTAG
- the rsmG gene encoding 16S rRNA (guanine(527)-N(7))-methyltransferase RsmG, with amino-acid sequence MADNPLAVPAAETNQWTWAPLEQTLGYCLTEVQKNRLTYYVKELRLWNAMAGLVGPAALPELDTVHLPDAALLIPHVGSGLGMADLGSGGGIPGLVIGLILYPGIEIDLIESSGKKTKFLKWVVQNLKLEDRIKIINKRAEELRHGKRYRCIISRAVGSLAYGADHAWPLLRPGGEYLILKGPRLKEELREWTEEKGAQRYAPPEILSASASDRESVVVRLCRPEKEEWSP; translated from the coding sequence ATGGCCGACAATCCTCTTGCCGTTCCGGCTGCGGAAACCAATCAATGGACATGGGCTCCTTTGGAGCAAACGCTGGGGTATTGTCTTACGGAGGTGCAGAAAAACCGTCTGACGTATTATGTCAAGGAATTGCGTCTGTGGAACGCTATGGCGGGGTTGGTGGGACCGGCGGCGTTGCCGGAGTTGGATACGGTGCATCTTCCGGATGCGGCGTTGTTGATACCGCATGTGGGGAGCGGGTTGGGGATGGCGGATTTGGGGAGCGGGGGTGGAATTCCGGGGTTGGTTATAGGACTTATATTGTATCCAGGAATCGAAATTGATTTGATAGAGTCCTCTGGCAAGAAAACAAAGTTTCTTAAGTGGGTCGTTCAGAACCTAAAATTAGAAGACAGAATTAAAATAATCAATAAACGCGCCGAAGAGCTTCGCCACGGCAAACGCTATCGCTGTATCATCTCCCGTGCGGTCGGTTCTCTGGCCTACGGGGCCGATCATGCCTGGCCGTTGTTGCGGCCCGGCGGGGAGTATCTGATTTTGAAAGGGCCTCGACTGAAGGAGGAGTTGCGGGAGTGGACCGAGGAGAAAGGGGCGCAGCGCTATGCGCCGCCCGAGATCCTGTCCGCCTCCGCAAGTGATCGGGAGAGTGTGGTGGTTCGTTTGTGTCGTCCGGAAAAGGAAGAGTGGTCCCCATGA